A stretch of Buteo buteo chromosome 21, bButBut1.hap1.1, whole genome shotgun sequence DNA encodes these proteins:
- the WNT5A gene encoding protein Wnt-5a isoform X1, with amino-acid sequence MEKSTAVLIQGGALGTVGSAMASQYLVVALAVFSSFTQVVIEASSWWSLGMNPMNPMNPVQMSEVYIIGAQPLCSQLAGLSQGQKKLCQLYQDHMQFIGEGAKTGIKECQYQFRHRRWNCSTVDNNSVFGRVMQIGSRETAFTYAVSAAGVVNAMSRACREGELSSCGCSRAARPKDLPRDWLWGGCGDNIEYGYRFAKEFVDARERERVYQRGSYESARIMMNLHNNEAGRRTVYNLADVACKCHGVSGSCSLKTCWLQLADFRKVGDALKEKYDSAAAMKLNSRGKLVQVNSRFNAPTIHDLVYIDPSPDYCVRNESTGSLGTQGRLCNKTSEGMDGCELMCCGRGYDQFKTVQRERCHCKFHWCCYVKCKLCTEIVDQFVCK; translated from the exons ATGGAG AAATCCACCGCAGTTTTAATCCAAGGAGGTGCTTTGGGGACAGTTGGCAGTGCAATGGCTTCTCAGTACCTCGTAGTGGCTCTGGCCGTTTTCTCCTCTTTTACCCAGGTTGTAATAGAAGCCAGCTCTTGGTG GTCTTTAGGGATGAACCCTATGAACCCCATGAACCCTGTTCAGATGTCAGAGGTATATATAATAGGAGCCCAGCCACTATGTAGCCAGCTAGCAGGGCTTTCCCAAGGACAGAAGAAACTCTGCCAATTGTATCAGGACCATATGCAGTTCATTGGAGAGGGTGCGAAGACGGGCATTAAGGAGTGCCAATATCAGTTCAGACATAGAAGATGGAATTGCAGCACTGTGGACAACAACTCTGTTTTTGGCAGAGTCATGCAGATAG GCAGCCGGGAGACGGCGTTCACTTACGCCGTGAGCGCGGCCGGGGTGGTCAACGCCATGAGCCGTGCCTGCCGGGAGGGTGAGCTGTCCTCGTGCGGCTGCAGCCGAGCGGCACGGCCCAAGGACTTGCCCCGGGACTGGCTTTGGGGCGGCTGCGGGGATAACATCGAATACGGCTACCGCTTCGCCAAGGAGTTCGTCGATGCCCGGGAGCGCGAGAGAGTTTACCAGAGAGGCTCCTACGAGAGCGCCCGCATCATGATGAACCTGCACAACAACGAGGCCGGGAGAAGA ACTGTGTACAACCTGGCCGACGTGGCCTGCAAGTGCCACGGTGTCTCTGGTTCCTGTAGCCTGAAGACCTGTTGGCTGCAGCTTGCCGATTTCCGCAAGGTAGGCGATGCCCTGAAGGAGAAATACGATAGCGCTGCCGCCATGAAACTCAACAGCCGGGGCAAGCTGGTGCAAGTCAACAGCCGCTTCAACGCGCCCACCATCCACGACCTGGTCTACATCGATCCCAGCCCCGACTACTGCGTGCGCAACGAGAGCACCGGGTCCCTGGGCACCCAGGGCCGCCTTTGCAATAAGACCTCGGAGGGCATGGACGGCTGCGAACTCATGTGCTGCGGCCGGGGGTACGACCAGTTCAAGACGGTGCAGCGAGAGCGCTGCCACTGCAAGTTCCACTGGTGCTGCTACGTGAAATGCAAGTTGTGCACAGAGATCGTGGACCAATTTGTGTGCAAATAG
- the WNT5A gene encoding protein Wnt-5a isoform X2 — MASQYLVVALAVFSSFTQVVIEASSWWSLGMNPMNPMNPVQMSEVYIIGAQPLCSQLAGLSQGQKKLCQLYQDHMQFIGEGAKTGIKECQYQFRHRRWNCSTVDNNSVFGRVMQIGSRETAFTYAVSAAGVVNAMSRACREGELSSCGCSRAARPKDLPRDWLWGGCGDNIEYGYRFAKEFVDARERERVYQRGSYESARIMMNLHNNEAGRRTVYNLADVACKCHGVSGSCSLKTCWLQLADFRKVGDALKEKYDSAAAMKLNSRGKLVQVNSRFNAPTIHDLVYIDPSPDYCVRNESTGSLGTQGRLCNKTSEGMDGCELMCCGRGYDQFKTVQRERCHCKFHWCCYVKCKLCTEIVDQFVCK; from the exons ATGGCTTCTCAGTACCTCGTAGTGGCTCTGGCCGTTTTCTCCTCTTTTACCCAGGTTGTAATAGAAGCCAGCTCTTGGTG GTCTTTAGGGATGAACCCTATGAACCCCATGAACCCTGTTCAGATGTCAGAGGTATATATAATAGGAGCCCAGCCACTATGTAGCCAGCTAGCAGGGCTTTCCCAAGGACAGAAGAAACTCTGCCAATTGTATCAGGACCATATGCAGTTCATTGGAGAGGGTGCGAAGACGGGCATTAAGGAGTGCCAATATCAGTTCAGACATAGAAGATGGAATTGCAGCACTGTGGACAACAACTCTGTTTTTGGCAGAGTCATGCAGATAG GCAGCCGGGAGACGGCGTTCACTTACGCCGTGAGCGCGGCCGGGGTGGTCAACGCCATGAGCCGTGCCTGCCGGGAGGGTGAGCTGTCCTCGTGCGGCTGCAGCCGAGCGGCACGGCCCAAGGACTTGCCCCGGGACTGGCTTTGGGGCGGCTGCGGGGATAACATCGAATACGGCTACCGCTTCGCCAAGGAGTTCGTCGATGCCCGGGAGCGCGAGAGAGTTTACCAGAGAGGCTCCTACGAGAGCGCCCGCATCATGATGAACCTGCACAACAACGAGGCCGGGAGAAGA ACTGTGTACAACCTGGCCGACGTGGCCTGCAAGTGCCACGGTGTCTCTGGTTCCTGTAGCCTGAAGACCTGTTGGCTGCAGCTTGCCGATTTCCGCAAGGTAGGCGATGCCCTGAAGGAGAAATACGATAGCGCTGCCGCCATGAAACTCAACAGCCGGGGCAAGCTGGTGCAAGTCAACAGCCGCTTCAACGCGCCCACCATCCACGACCTGGTCTACATCGATCCCAGCCCCGACTACTGCGTGCGCAACGAGAGCACCGGGTCCCTGGGCACCCAGGGCCGCCTTTGCAATAAGACCTCGGAGGGCATGGACGGCTGCGAACTCATGTGCTGCGGCCGGGGGTACGACCAGTTCAAGACGGTGCAGCGAGAGCGCTGCCACTGCAAGTTCCACTGGTGCTGCTACGTGAAATGCAAGTTGTGCACAGAGATCGTGGACCAATTTGTGTGCAAATAG